Proteins encoded together in one Gallus gallus isolate bGalGal1 chromosome 18, bGalGal1.mat.broiler.GRCg7b, whole genome shotgun sequence window:
- the SEPTIN9 gene encoding septin-9 isoform X6, translating into MTDAVRDAGPKQAAPARPDKPAADFGYVGIDAILEQMRRKAMKQGFEFNIMVVGQSGLGKSTLINTLFKSKISRKSVQPTSEERIPKTIEIKSITHEIEEKGVRMKLTVIDTPGFGDHINNENCWQPIMKFINDQYEKYLQEEININRKKRIPDTRVHCCIYFIPATGHSLRPLDIEFMKRLSKVVNIVPVIAKADTLTLEERDYFKQRITADLLANGIDVYPQKEFDEDSEDRLVNEKFREMIPFAVVGSDQEYQVNGRRILGRKTKWGTIEVENTTHCEFAYLRDLLIRTHMQNIKDITSNIHFEAYRVKRLNEGQSSLSNGVTDKELVANEM; encoded by the exons ATGACGGACGCTGTGCGTGATGCTGGCCCCAAACAGGCGGCACCGGCACGGCCGGACAAACCAGCTGCAGACTTTGGCTACGTGGGGATCGATGCCATCCTGGAGCAGATGAGACGGAAAGCCATGAAGCAAGGCTTCGAGTTCAACATCATGGTTGTGG GTCAGAGCGGCTTGGGGAAATCCACATTAATCAACACCCTCTTCAAATCCAAAATCAGCCGGAAATCTGTACAGCCAACTTCTGAAGAGCGGATCCCTAAGACCATTGAGATCAAATCCATTACTCATG aGATCGAAGAGAAAGGGGTTCGCATGAAGCTGACAGTCATTGACACTCCTGGCTTTGGAGACCACATCAACAACGAGAACTG ctggcagcccatCATGAAGTTCATCAACGATCAGTATGAGAAGTACCTGCAGGAGGAGATCAACATCAACCGCAAGAAGCGGATCCCTGACACCAGGGTGCACTGCTGTATATACTTCATCCCCGCCACCGGCCACTC GCTCCGACCGCTGGACATTGAGTTCATGAAACGCCTGAGCAAAGTGGTCAACATCGTCCCCGTGATCGCCAAAGCCGACACGCTGACGCTGGAGGAGAGGGACTACTTCAAGCAGAGG ATCACAGCTGATCTCCTTGCCAATGGGATTGATGTGTACCCTCAGAAGGAGTTTGATGAAGATTCTGAAGATCGGCTCGTGAATGAGAAATTCAGG gAAATGATCCCATTTGCAGTCGTGGGCAGTGACCAGGAATACCAGGTTAATGGAAGGAGAATCCTTGGAAGGAAGACCAAGTGGGGCACCATTGAAG tGGAAAACACGACACACTGTGAGTTCGCCTACCTGCGGGACCTCCTCATCAG GACACACATGCAAAACATAAAGGATATTACCAGCAATATCCACTTCGAAGCCTACAGGGTGAAGAGGCTGAACGAGGGCCAGAGCTCGCTCTCCAACGGCGTGACCGACAAAGAGCTGGTGGCTAACGAAATGTAA